The stretch of DNA gtttccagcattgcaggaagatcctttatcagctgagccaagagggtttaactatttttttcaagTATTGATTTATGCTAGGCACTTTTTGTTCTGCAAATTGTCTATCCTCTTCCCCACAGTTGGAATTGTACATTATCAAATAATTGTGCTAATGAAGAGCtgtctaggggacttccctggcagttcagtggttaagactgtaccCCTACGGCagaaggggtgcaggttcaatcccatcAGGGATCCTGTATGCtgcctggcatggccaaaaaaaaaagagttgtctCTTCTAGCCTTTAGATTTGATTTTAGCTGATTTTAACTCACTGAAAATCCCAGCTGAGATCAGTTGTGCCCTATAGtagatgtatgctgctgctgctgctaagtcgcatcagtcgtgtccgacactgtgtgaccccatagatagcagcccaacaggctcctctgtccctggtattcagaatactggagtgggttgccatttccttctccagtgcatgaaagagaaaagtgaaagtgaagtcgctcagtcatgtccgactcttagcgaccccatggactgtagcctaccaggctcctccgtccatgggattctttaggcaagagtactggagtgggttgccattgccttctccgaggagatGTATAgttctaagtttatttttttctgcattgcTATCCAGTTGTTCCAAACTCCTTgcttactaaaaatattttgctcACTGTTTTAGGGTGCATATTTGACATCTATTAATGTTATATATGCTAAAAGCTATTTCCAACCTCTCTCGTCTGTTCCATTGACAAATATTTCACCTTTAAGCAGCACCACAGTCTTAAAGATTATTGCTTTGTAGCCTGCTCTAATTCATGGTGAGATGAATCTTACTTATTACGGCTAAGactattttttggttttcttgcttattttcctcttttaatcAAAACCAtgttaaaaagttagaaaatcaTTGGGAACAAATTGTCTTCTTTACAATTATGCTGTTTTTCCATTCAAGAGTAGGTGTATAGCAGGccattttccattttacaaatcacACCTGAAACTTAAATAGTCTGCAAGTATTGCTGAAGTCGCACAACTATTCCCTAATTTAGTCTCTCTTTAGAAAGAGGAGCCAGTTCTCTTTCTAACATTCAGCAGCTGGGTAAGCAGAATAATACCTCCTCCCAAAGATGTCCATAATCCTTGGAACTTGTCCTATTCCCTGGGATTTGTGAATATGCTACATTACATGCCAAAGGAGaattgaggcagaagatagaattaAGGTTgttaatcagttcagttaagttcagtcgctcagtcgtgtctggctgtttgcgatcccatggactgcagcacaccaggcttgcctgtgcttcaccaactcctggagcttactcaaactcatgtccattgaatcagtgattccatccaaccatctcatcctctgtcgtccccttctcctcctgccttcaatcttgcccagcatcagggtcttttcaaatgagtcagctcttcgcaacaggtggcaaaagtattagagtttcagcttcagcatcagtccttccaatgaatattcaggactgatttcctttaggatgaactggttggatctccttgcagtccaagggactctctagaatcttcttcagaagcatcaattctttggtgctcagctttccttatagtccaactctcacatccatacatgactactggaaaaaccataggtttgactagatggacctttgttggcaaagtaacatctctgctttttaatatgctgtctaggttggtcatagcttttcctccaaggagcaagcaccttttaatttcatggttgcagtcaccatctgcagtgattttggagcccaaaaaaatgaagtctgacactgttccaatgtttccccatctatttgccatgaagtgatgggaccagatgccatgatcttagttttctgaatgttgagttttaacccaactttttcactgtcttctttcactttcatcaagaggctctttagttcttcactttatgccatatgggtggtgtcatctgtttatctgacgttattgatatttctcttggccatcttgattccagcttgtgtttatgcagcctggcatttcacatgatgtactctgcatagaagttaaataagtagggtaacaatatacagccttgacatactcccttcccgATTTGGatccaatctgttgttccatgtccagttctaactattgcttcttgacctgcatacagatttcacaggaggcaggtcaggtggtctggtattcccatctcttgaagaattttccagtttgttgtgatccacacagtcaaaggctttggcatagtcaataaagcagaaatagacatttttctggaactttcttgcttttttagtgatccaatggatgttggcaatttgatctctggttcctctgacttttctaaatccagcttgaacatctggaagtccacagttcacgtactgttgaagcctggcttggagaattttgagcattgctttgctagcgtgtgagatgagtccaattgtgcagtagtctgaacattctttggcattgcctttctttgggattggaatgaaaactgaccttttccagtcctgtggccactgctgagttttccaagtttgctggcatattgagtgcagcactttcacagcatcatcttttaggatttgaaatagctcaactggaattccatcacctccactagctttgtttgtaatgatgtttcctaaggcccacttgacttcgaatcccagaatgtctggctttaggtgagtgatcacaccatcgtggttatctgggtcatgaagatcttttttatatagttctgtgtgttcttgtcacctcttcttaatatcttctgcttctgttaggttaaTCAGCTGACTTTAAAGTAAGGAGATGatctggattatctgggtgggtccaATGTAAGCACAAGGGCCCTTAAAATTagaaagaggaaggcagaagggTAGGTGAGAATGATGAGATGTGAAAAGAACTCTGAATGGCCTTGCTGGCTTTGAAAATGAAggtgggggctgctgctgctattagttgctaagtcatgtccaggtctttgccagcccatggactgtagcccaccaggctcctctgtccatggatttcccaggcaagaatactgaagtgggttgccatttccatctacaggggatcttcgcaattcagggatcaaacccgagtctcttgcttagcacacagattcttcaccactgagccaccagggaagccttgtaaaCTACTGAGTTGGTGTTAATTATTTTTAGCAACTTTAGCAAGCTAGTATATTAGCTAAGTGAAAGCTGTGCAAGTATTGTCCTTATACGGACCCTTGTGCTCTCTGCCCTTAACCTTCTACCCCTGAGGCCAGTAAAAATTAGCAGGCCTGTCCTTGGCCCCTACCTTTTTGACTCCCAGAACATAGGAGATATCTTTCCAGAAATTAGTTGCTTCTGTTCAGGATATTCTATAACCACTTTGTTTAGCCCACCCACTTTTGTTCTTCACCCATCATCCCTAAGACACTTGGGAATCTGTAGGTGCTAATAACTGGTGGGAAATGAATAGGAGAGCTTGAAAGTACCCTCCCATTATACCATCTCCCCGGGGTATGGTGGGGTAGTTGGTGAGTGatcaaatttataaaatgtttacacCATCCCACGACTTTCTCAAACATACATCTTGGCCCTGCATGTCTGGTTCATGGAGCGACCGCCTGCTTTCTCTTATGCAGATGGGTTCTGTGGCCTAGCACCCCAGTCCCCACCATCAGTGATCCCAAGCAGAGGCCCACGAGGGGTCAACGCTGAGGTCACCACCAGGGCGCATGTGAGAACATGATAGCCATCCTCTCCAGTGGCTCGCTCATGGCCACTCATGACTACAACCATCACTTGTGCTCGACTTCCAGTAACAGCTCATGTGGAAGTGCCAAATACCCTGGGGAACCACCCCCACCACTCGGATCTCCCCAAAGCAGACCCAGGACACTAGTGGACCAGCTGTTTCTTCGGGAAGTCCACTCTCCCATTCATGGCCACAGTGTTGGAGTTCCCAGAGCACTCAGAGTCTGCCCAGGTTTCCACCGGCATGATCACCTGTGACCTGGCTCAGGAAGCCATGGGGAAGCAGCAGCCCAGTGGCCAGCCTGGCAAAACCAACTGCAGGCCCATGTCCTGAGTGATCACCACCAACTGCTAGGCTTCCTTCCAAGGTGCTAGGCTCATCAGAACCCTTCCCTTCTTGTCCCCTCCCCAAGACTAAGCGGGTTGCAGCCAATGGAAGCAGTTCGGTTTTTAATATCAAAACAGCAAAACATCAAAAAGGAAGTTGAGAGAACCCCACTCTCTACTTTTCAAGCCACAGGAGAGCCTTCCTTACAACTCATAACCCTGTGCCTTGCACCAAGTAAACAATAAACTCCAGGcagtcagcacacacacacacaaatacgtCTTCACTTTCAACTCCAGAAAAGATTTCCCAGAATCACCCGGCTCTAGTTTTCAAGTGTCTGAGAAGTTAGTTCTTAGGATGAAAAATCAAGAAGCTTTATGGATGAGTGGATTTGAAATTTCCACATCAAACCTGTTGTGCCTTTGACAATTAAAATGTTTAGAATTAGAAGGAAAAATGTCTTCATCTCAAAGTAAAAAGTATACTTTCATTTTACTTCCCATGTAAAGATGTATAGAAGCACCAAGTCATGAACCAGATATTGCTGGGTAGCATAAGATGGAACCAAGCCTTTTGCTGAAGCACATTGATAGATGTAATATATTATAAACCATCCCCCTTTTGGTGGCTTTTATTTATTGAGTCTTTATTCTGTACCAAGTAATATGCTAAATAACTTAAATGGATGATCTTATTTGATCATCCCGTTAATCCTAGGAATTGGttactattatttccatttaaagatgaagaaaataaatatataaataaagatgaGACAGCTGTTGCCCATGGTCAGAAAATgaatactaatgcatatatatggaatttagaaagatggtaacaataaccctgtgtacgagacagcaaaagagacactaatgtatagatcagtcttatggactctgtgggagagggagagggtggggagatttgggagaatggcattgaaacatgtataatatcatgtatgaaacgagtcaccagtccaggttcgatgcacgatactggacacttggggctggtgcactgggacaacccagagggagggtatggggagggaggagggttcaggatggggaacacaggtgtacctgtggcggattcatttcaatatttggcaaaactaatacaatattgtaaagtttaaaaataaaataaaatttaaaaaaataacaaaataaaataaaataatgaaaaaaaaaaagttaggatacgaagtctgtctgactctaaaGCCCTTGTTCTGGCAAGATTAATACAATGGTGAAGCGCTTGGATGCTAGTGTTAGAGCAATCTGGCTTCCAATCCTAGCTCCGCCAGTTGTTTATTCTATCTGTTTGTTCCTGGGAAAGTTACATAActtctatgtcttctgcattctTCTCTCTAAGGTTGGAATAATAGAGAACTGATGAGAggaataaataatttatgtacCTAGCATAGCCTTTAGCCACAGAGTAAGAACTCAGGAAAGACTCACTAccgtacttcccaggtggctcagcagtaaagaatctgcctgcaatgcaaagcaggagatgtgggttcgatccctcagtagggaagatcccctgagaaggaaatggcaacctactccagtattcttgcctggagaagtccatggatggaggagcctggtgggctacagaccataaggttgcaaagagtcagacacaacttagcaactaaacaacaacaacaaattagtcTATACTGTCTCCTATCATCATATATGCCTTCCATATCACCACCTTTCATATGCGGCACAACAGAAAGAGGCAGGTAGTCTGGGTTCTTGTGACAGCTCTGTTACTATCTCTGTAATTTGAAGAATTCACTTATCTATGTTATAGATAACCCTCTGTGTCTATGTTGTTTCATACAAATTGTTAGAGAAAAACTCAGTCCCATCTACACAAAGCTGTTCTAGGGAGCA from Bos mutus isolate GX-2022 chromosome X, NWIPB_WYAK_1.1, whole genome shotgun sequence encodes:
- the LOC138986417 gene encoding pancreatic progenitor cell differentiation and proliferation factor-like, whose translation is MIAILSSGSLMATHDYNHHLCSTSSNSSCGSAKYPGEPPPRGPAVSSGSPLSHSWPQCWSSQSTQSLPRFPPA